The stretch of DNA GAAATTCTCCGCCTTTCTCCCCGCGACCGCATGAACTACTTTATGTATCAGTTCTGCGAACTGAACACCGGGATCGCCTCCTTTCTGGACATAAAAATCGACACCGCTTTTAACCGCTTCAATAAATACCTCTTCCCTTCCCCTTCCCGTGAATATAATAAATGGTATATTGCCGTAGTCTCTCCTTACTGCAATAAGCAATTCCAGACCGTCCATATCGGGCATCTGGTAATCAGAAATAATTGCATCAAATTTTCCCTCCTTTAAAAGCTCAAGTGCAGTGAAGCCTGATTCCGCAACCGTGACATTGCAGATACCACTCCTTTCAAGATAGATCTTTCCTATATCCAGAAGAGAAGGCTCATCATCCACATAGAGGACTAAGAGAGGAGGAGACATTAAACTCATATTTATTGAAACCGCTATAAATTTTTTTCATTTTTATTCAAAATATGGAAATAGTTTTGATTTTTTTATCTGAAAATTGCCCGGCCGGAGGCTAAAAAAAGTTTTATCCGCCTGAGATCACAGGTTCGAAGGCCCATGCAGGCATCTCGACCCCAAAGCCCAAAACCCACATGAATACTGTGAACATGAATATTACAAGCAGAATAATTCCTATGATGTTAAGCACCCAGCCTGCCTTTATCATGTCTTTTATATTGATATACCCTGACCCGTAGGCAACGGCATTCGGGGGCGTTGCAACAGGAAGCATGAATGCCATCGAGCAGGCGAAAGTTGCCGTCAGCATGAGAATATACGGGTGCACCTCCATACTTACGGCTGTAATTGCCATTATGGGCATCATAACCCCGGCAATCGCAGTATTTGAAGTGACTTCCGTCAGCAGTGATACAAGGATCGCGACTATCAGCACTGCAATGACGATATGTATGGTGTGTATAAAGCCGAGACGCTCGATAATCTCATTGGCCAGCCCGCTTGCTATGAACGCCTTTGAAAGACAGATACCCCCGCCGAAGAGTATCAGAATTCCCCAGGGAATTTTCTTTGCCCATTCCCAGTTCATCGTATAGATCCCTTCCGACCTGCTGACAGGAAGAAGGAAGAGCAGTATGGCACCTGCTATGGCAATTGTCGAATCGTCGACACCGGGAAGAAAAGTGTTGATTCCCGGAATTACGATATCGCCGATATTCTTCTGCGACCTTAGAATCCATGCGACAGCCGTTCCCGCGAATACCAGCAGGGTCCACTTTTCGCCTTTGCTCATGGCCCCGAGTGCCGAGATCTTCTCCTCGATTATGTCTTTTCCGGCCGAGATCTTTCCGGGAAGGTCCCTGTATGCCCCGTATGTCAGCCATAGCCATCCGATAGGTAAGAATACACAGGAAAGCGGCAGGGCGAAGAGCATCCATGTAGAGAAATCAATCGGAGGCGCAGCGGGGAAGATCGCCTGCATCTGAGCTATAAAGAACCCGTTGGGAGGGGTCCCGATAATTGTTGCCATCCCGCCGATTGTCGCGGCGTAGGCAATCGATATTACGATGCACTCGGAAAAATTTCTCTGTTTCGGGTCCATCTCTTCAAGCTTTGTCTCGATATTCGGGAGTATGGTTGCAATTATCGCAATTGCAATCGGGATCATCATCATGGCGGTCGCGGTATTGGAGATCCACATTGACAAAAATGCAGTTGCAATCATAAACCCGAGGATGAGCCTCCGCGGAGAAGAACCGGTTTTTCTGATTATATGAAGTGCTATTCGTTCATGCAGACCCCAGCGCTGCATGGACATTGCTATTATAAAACCGCCCATAAACAGAAAGATGACTTTGTCCCCGTAAGCGCTGCAGGCTTCGGCGGGAGTGAGAACTCCAAGCAGGGGAAAAAGCACGATGGGAATAAGTGCGGTCGCCTGAATCGGTATCGCCTCGGTTACCCACCATACGATCATAAGTGCTGTAACCGCTGCAGCATATTTTGCCTCAACGGGAAATGCCGAAGGGTCGACAGGATATAATACGATGATAATAAAAGCTAGTATCCCGATAATCCGGCCCAGGGTCTTTTTCATACTTTAGATCATTGAGTTTAAAATTATAAATAAAGTCCTTTTTACATTAAAGCAAAATTCAGGACTTATTTTTAATTTAAAGAATAATTGTCAATAATTTCAATGCGATTGCCGGATAATGCCCCAATAATTTACAATAAACCTGAATAATCCATGCGATATGGGATTTAACCGAATATATCAGTTATTCCTGATCATTACCGGACCAGATGACATATTGATGAAAACAATTTCCTTTTTAAAAGTGAAATCCCTAAAATCCGGCCCTGGCATATAACGGATGCCACCATAACATAAATGCCGTATAGGCAACCAATAATAATCGGTAAAAACCGGATTGAATTCCGGCGGTAGATAGCTAATGAATTTTCAGGATCTTGTAACGATATCACAGGGGCCCCTGGGCATTATGAACCCTTTTTCGCAGGAAAAGGCCCTGCTGGCAGGAGAGATGGCACGCCTTTCCGAAGGCATGACCGTCATCGACTTCGGATGCGGCAACGGAACACTCCTCGGCATATGGGGGCATTCGTTCGGAGTCTGCGGGACAGGAATTGAGATCAGGGAGGAGGCCTGCTCCAATGCGGGAGAACTCCTTGCAAAGCTCGATCTTTCGGAAAATATCCATGTTTTTCTTGCCGACGCCTCCTTATACGATCCTGAAGATGAAACCTATAACGTTGCGGTATCGTTCGGGGCATCCCAGATCTGGGGCGGGATACCGGATGCAATCTCTTCGATGAAGAGTTTCCTGAAACCTGACGGGATTATGATCATCGGTGAAAGGTACTGGAAGAAAGACTCGGTTGCAGCTGAATTTTCAAGAGAATGGCCTGAGATCATGACTGAATACGAGATCCTCCAGTCCGCCAGGGAGAACGGATACGACATCACGAGGGTCATACGATCCAGTGAAGACGAGTGGGACGATTACGAGTCTTCTATATGGGAGAACTGCCTCGACTGGATGGCTGAAAATCCGGACCATCCTGAAAAAGACGAGGTTTACAATTATTTCCTGAGAATCCAGGAGGAATACCTCGCATATGGAAGAGAATACATCGGCTGGGCGGCATACATCCTGGTGCCCTCTCTTTCACCATAAGGAGAATTGATATGAACAGGTTTTCTTTTGTTGCGCACATTCCCGATACACGTCAGTCTTTACAGACGGCATCGCAGATTATCTTCGAAAACAAAGGCAATATCAACAGGATTCACTACGACAGGCAGATCGATCCGCATACTGCCTTCATAGAGGTGACCTGCACATGCGAAGACTACCAGGCAATAAGAGAAAAGATGATCTCAGGCGGATTCCTGAGAACATCAATCCGGAGCCTCCCTTTCCTCAAGTTCAAGGTGAAAGTCCCGCATAAAAGTGGCTCCCTGCTTGAATTTCTTAAGATTACCTCCGGGTCCGAAGCCGGAATTACATCGATTGACTTCGACGATACAGGTAGCATGCCTGACATCGTTTCCGTCAGCCTGATACTGAATGATACCGGGAAAGCCGAGGAATTGATGAACGTCCTGAGAGAGGCATATCCCATCGAAATCCTGGAATATGATATTACCGGGGAATCGCTCGACAGGACAATATTCTATGTCAGGTTCGCCCAGCAGATCAGGAAATATCTCGAGGATGACAAGGACGAGGAGCTCCTCATGGACTTCCTGAAGGATATCAACCATA from Methanolacinia petrolearia DSM 11571 encodes:
- a CDS encoding SLC13 family permease → MKKTLGRIIGILAFIIIVLYPVDPSAFPVEAKYAAAVTALMIVWWVTEAIPIQATALIPIVLFPLLGVLTPAEACSAYGDKVIFLFMGGFIIAMSMQRWGLHERIALHIIRKTGSSPRRLILGFMIATAFLSMWISNTATAMMMIPIAIAIIATILPNIETKLEEMDPKQRNFSECIVISIAYAATIGGMATIIGTPPNGFFIAQMQAIFPAAPPIDFSTWMLFALPLSCVFLPIGWLWLTYGAYRDLPGKISAGKDIIEEKISALGAMSKGEKWTLLVFAGTAVAWILRSQKNIGDIVIPGINTFLPGVDDSTIAIAGAILLFLLPVSRSEGIYTMNWEWAKKIPWGILILFGGGICLSKAFIASGLANEIIERLGFIHTIHIVIAVLIVAILVSLLTEVTSNTAIAGVMMPIMAITAVSMEVHPYILMLTATFACSMAFMLPVATPPNAVAYGSGYINIKDMIKAGWVLNIIGIILLVIFMFTVFMWVLGFGVEMPAWAFEPVISGG
- a CDS encoding SAM-dependent methyltransferase, encoding MNFQDLVTISQGPLGIMNPFSQEKALLAGEMARLSEGMTVIDFGCGNGTLLGIWGHSFGVCGTGIEIREEACSNAGELLAKLDLSENIHVFLADASLYDPEDETYNVAVSFGASQIWGGIPDAISSMKSFLKPDGIMIIGERYWKKDSVAAEFSREWPEIMTEYEILQSARENGYDITRVIRSSEDEWDDYESSIWENCLDWMAENPDHPEKDEVYNYFLRIQEEYLAYGREYIGWAAYILVPSLSP